The DNA window TGATGGTGGTGCTGTCGGCCCCGCGCGACGGCCAGGCCCTGCTGGCCCGCCTGCGCCAGCAGCCGCAGCCGGTGGCTCCGGGCAAGGACAAGGACGTGAGCCAGTGGCGGCGCAACGGCGCAGGTGCCCAGATCCTCTCCGACCTCGGCCTGGGCAAGCTGCGCGTGCTGGGCACCCCCCGCCGCCAGATCGGCCTGTCCGGCTACGGCCTGGAAGTCGTCGAGACGGTCACCCCGTAATCCCGTAGAGCCGGGCTTGCCCGGTTGTTCGGCCAACCGCCAGCCGGGCATGGCCCGGCTCTACGCTAGAATACCCCCCATCTATCGGACCCCTTTTAACCATGAGCCACTACGAAGGCGACCTCCGCACGCCGGAAACGGCCCGCTTCGCCATCCTCGCCAGCCGCTGGAACGCCCGCATCACCGACGTACTGGTGGCCGGTGCGCGGCAGAGCCTGGCCGGCAACGGCATTGCTGAAGCCGACATCGACGTGATCCGCGTGCCGGGTGCGTGGGAGCTGCCGCTGGTGGCGGCCCGCCTCGCTGCCGCGCACGAACATGCCGCCATCATCACCCTGGGCTGCGTGATCCGGGGCGACACCCGCCATTACGAACACGTGGCCGACCGCTGCGCCGAAGGCCTGATGCGCGTGCAGCTGGACTTCGGCGTGCCGGTGCTGAACGGCGTGCTGGCAGTGGAACGTGCGGAAGATGCCGAAGCCCGCGCCGGCGGCAGCCATGGCAACAAGGGCGAAGAAGCCGCACTGGCGGCGTTGGAAATGGTCAATCTTCTGGAGCAGTTGCCGTGAACAATAAATCCCCGGGCAAGCCGTCCGGCAAGCCGGTCCGCCGCGATGGCATCGACCCGGTGCTGCGCTCGCGCGCGCGCCGTCGTGCCCTGCAGGCCATCTACGCCTGGCAGATCTCCGGCGGCACCGCACAAACCCAGATCGCCCAGTTCGCCCACGAGCAGGCCCGTGAAATCGCAGATCTGGCCTATTTCGAGGCCTTGATCCACGGCGTGCTCGACAACCGCAAGGACCTCGACGAGGCACTGACTCCGTACCTGGACCGTGGCATCGAAGAAGTGGACGCGATCGAGCGCGCCGCGCTGCGCGTGGCCGCGTATGAACTGCGCTACCGCATGGACGTGCCGTACCGCGTGGTGATCAACGAAGCCATCGAATCGGTGAAGCGTTTCGGCTCCGAACACGGCCACACCTACGTCAACGGCGTGCTGGACCGTGCCGCCGTGGAATGGCGCAAGGTCGAAAACGGCGGCTGACCGCCTCATGGCGCTGGCCGAGTTCTCGCTGATCGACCGTATCCGCGCGCGCACCGCCGCACGCGCGGACATTGCACTCGGCATTGGCGATGACGCCGCACTGCTGCAGCCGCAGGCCGGACTGCAGCTGGTGGTGACCGCCGATACGCTCAACAGTGGCGTGCACTTCCCGCCGGAAACACCGGCGGCGGATATCGGCTGGAAAACCCTGGCGGTCAATCTTTCCGATCTGGCCGCGATGGGCGCGCAACCGGCGTGGTGCACGCTGGCGCTTTCATTGCCGGACGCGCAGGAAGACTGGGTCGATGGCTTTGCGGATGGCTTCTTCGCACTGGCCGATGCCCACGGCATCGTGCTGATCGGCGGTGACACCACGCGCGGGCCGCTGTCGCTGTCGGTGACCGCGATGGGGCAGGTCACTCCAGGCACGGCCCTGCGTCGCGACGCCGCGCAGATCGGTGATGACATCTGGGTCAGTGGCACGCTGGGCGATGCGGCCATTGCACTGCGCGCCTGGCAGGGCGGCACGCTGGACGTGCGTGGTCCGGCCGAAGATGCGCAGGTGGAGCACCTGCGTCTACGGTTGGCGCGCCCGACCCCACGCGTGGCACTCGGCCGCGCGCTGGTGGGGCTGGCCCATGCCGCCGTGGATGTGTCTGATGGCCTGCTCGCCGACCTGGGGCACATCTGTGCGCGCAGCGGTGTCGGTGCCCGGATCGACCCTGCCTGTCTGCCGCTGTCGGCTGCAGCACGCGCGCGGGTGGGGGACACCCACGCACGCGATGCCGCTCTGCGCGGGGGCGATGATTACGAGCTGTGTTTCACCGCACCGCCTGCAAAGCGCGCAGCGATTGCAGGGTTGGGTGAGCGGCTTGTGCTGCACCTCACCCGTATCGGTGAGGTTGTGCGGGGGCAGGGCGTTGTGGCCGATGGCAGCGAGAGCGGCACCACCGGCTACGAGCACTTCCTGTAAGCCGGTAGCGCCGGCCGCTGGCCGGCGTCACCCTGAACTCACCAGCGGTAACTGACGCCCACGCTGGCCCCCAGTTCGCGATAGCCCTCGCCACCGCGGCCCAGGTCAAACTCGCCCCACGCCGCCAGGCCTCCGCCAAACTGCGCCTGCCCACCCACGGCCAGTGTCGTCCACGTCCGCGGACCGACTGCATCCAGTGCTTCACCGTCGAAGCGAAGTCCGCCGGCTTCATCGCGATGATGCGCATTGAACTCCACATACGGCTTCAGATGCGCGCGGGCAGCGGCCACGTCGCCTTCCAGGCGCAGCCCCAGTCGCGTGGAGAGACCGCTGTCAGCGATCTGCTCGACCACGGTGCCGTTGTCTTCCACATGCGCGTCCATCGCTGCCCGGGTGTGGGTGACCTGCACCTGCGGTTGCAGGTGCCATGTAGAGGTGCCGATTTGACCGGCACGGAAACGGTAGCCGGCCTCCAGCGTGCCTTGCCACAGCTGCGCGTCATACTGCTCCGCGGCAATGCCTTCGCCCTGCACACGGTTGCTGAAGCGACCGTGCTGCACCGACGCATCCAGATACAGCGCCTCGCCGGCCCAGTGCGCATACACACCCAATGCCCCGCCTTCAACTCGACTCTGTGCAGCGTAGCCGGTGACGGTGGAACGCGCGGTGCTGTCGGCGCGGCCGGCGGCCAGCATCGCGCCCACCCGGCCCTGGCCGTGATCGAAGCCGGGGATATCGGCTCCCACCTGCAACCGCTGCTGCTGTGTGCGCAGCGTCTGCTGCCCGGTCGCCTGCATGCGTTGCTCGCTGTGCCCGGTGGTGGCCCAGGTTCGCGCACCTTCCACCGCGTCTGCGGCGATCATCCGTTCGCGGGCGCGGTGCTGCAGCAATCGGCCCATCGCGTACTGGTTGGCCAGGTAAGCCCCGGTTTCCGGACGCAGCACCGGCTGCGGAACATCGGGGTTGCCCGTATCGGGATCTTCGATGTCGGGATCCTCGATATCGGGGTCCTCAATATCCGGGTCCTCAATATCCGGGTCCTCAATATCCGGACCGTCCGGATCAATGGGTTCCACCGGCAGGGTGATCTCGCACTGCGGCAGGGTCGGATCCTGCAGGCACTCGTGCGGGGTTTCCGGCTGCTCCTCCAGCTGCGAGCGCAGGTACCAGTTGCCGTCCTCGCCCTTGTGCAGGAAGTACTCGTACTGACCGCCGACGGCGCGGCCGAGCAGGTCGAACTCGGCGTTGGACGCACCGCCGATGTTGATCAGTTCGATGCCGTTGACGGTCTGCGCGCCCTGGCCGCCGGCATTTCGGACGATCACGTCGGCCTGGCCATTGGCATCGCCGGTGATGATCAGCTTGTCGGTGGCGGATTCATCGCCGTTCAGCACGGTGTTGAACACGATGTCACCGCCGTTGCCGGTGAAGGTGTCCAAGGTCAGTGTGTTGAACTGACCGCCGGTTCCATCACCCAGCACCACGGAACCCGCCGCGCCGAGCGTCAGGTCGCCAAGCGTGCTGTCACCGGTCAGCGTCCAGCTGCTGCCGGTGCCGATGCTGGCAGCGGTCACGTTGTTGAAGATGCCCTTCAGGTGCGCGTTGGCCTGCAGCGACACATCCACGCGACCGTTCATCTTGCTGTCGTCGAAGGTGATGTTGCCTTCCAGCGTGCTGTTGGAGACGGAGAAGTTCACCTGGCTGGTGCTGGTGGCCTGCAGGCCGTTGAAAGCGCGCACCAGCAGCAGGTTGCCGTCGCCGCCGGTGAGGGTGGAGCCGTTGTTGACCTGGATGTCGACGGTGTTGTCGCCGTCGCCCTGCGCGGCCACTTCGATGGCGGCACCGCGGCCTGAGTTGATGTGCGAGCCGTCCAGGTGCACACGGAAGTCGTGCGCCAGCTCCTGCTGGCTGTGCACGATGATGCCGACGTTGGCGGCACTGATTCCGGAATTATTCTTCATCTCGATGCCACCCGCACGCAGGTAGGCACCAATGCCGGAAGCGTAATGGGCCAGATCGGCGCGGTCGGCGACACTGACGGTGGAGTTGTCCAGCAG is part of the Stenotrophomonas oahuensis genome and encodes:
- the thiL gene encoding thiamine-phosphate kinase codes for the protein MAEFSLIDRIRARTAARADIALGIGDDAALLQPQAGLQLVVTADTLNSGVHFPPETPAADIGWKTLAVNLSDLAAMGAQPAWCTLALSLPDAQEDWVDGFADGFFALADAHGIVLIGGDTTRGPLSLSVTAMGQVTPGTALRRDAAQIGDDIWVSGTLGDAAIALRAWQGGTLDVRGPAEDAQVEHLRLRLARPTPRVALGRALVGLAHAAVDVSDGLLADLGHICARSGVGARIDPACLPLSAAARARVGDTHARDAALRGGDDYELCFTAPPAKRAAIAGLGERLVLHLTRIGEVVRGQGVVADGSESGTTGYEHFL
- a CDS encoding autotransporter outer membrane beta-barrel domain-containing protein; this encodes MTHYDGTHRRTPALRPLACGVLLALSSLPMSSALAADLVDETRTITDADQVEAWTLRENAELIVNGGSTKTIMAMDSRVELNNALVTRDEAVGLAHALELRNSQGQINGTRLVGGGLLVTGGGHGTLTNSSIVLDATSPGMGDNRVSAFGISIQAPGATGNPSVLLDNSTVSVADRADLAHYASGIGAYLRAGGIEMKNNSGISAANVGIIVHSQQELAHDFRVHLDGSHINSGRGAAIEVAAQGDGDNTVDIQVNNGSTLTGGDGNLLLVRAFNGLQATSTSQVNFSVSNSTLEGNITFDDSKMNGRVDVSLQANAHLKGIFNNVTAASIGTGSSWTLTGDSTLGDLTLGAAGSVVLGDGTGGQFNTLTLDTFTGNGGDIVFNTVLNGDESATDKLIITGDANGQADVIVRNAGGQGAQTVNGIELINIGGASNAEFDLLGRAVGGQYEYFLHKGEDGNWYLRSQLEEQPETPHECLQDPTLPQCEITLPVEPIDPDGPDIEDPDIEDPDIEDPDIEDPDIEDPDTGNPDVPQPVLRPETGAYLANQYAMGRLLQHRARERMIAADAVEGARTWATTGHSEQRMQATGQQTLRTQQQRLQVGADIPGFDHGQGRVGAMLAAGRADSTARSTVTGYAAQSRVEGGALGVYAHWAGEALYLDASVQHGRFSNRVQGEGIAAEQYDAQLWQGTLEAGYRFRAGQIGTSTWHLQPQVQVTHTRAAMDAHVEDNGTVVEQIADSGLSTRLGLRLEGDVAAARAHLKPYVEFNAHHRDEAGGLRFDGEALDAVGPRTWTTLAVGGQAQFGGGLAAWGEFDLGRGGEGYRELGASVGVSYRW
- the ribH gene encoding 6,7-dimethyl-8-ribityllumazine synthase → MSHYEGDLRTPETARFAILASRWNARITDVLVAGARQSLAGNGIAEADIDVIRVPGAWELPLVAARLAAAHEHAAIITLGCVIRGDTRHYEHVADRCAEGLMRVQLDFGVPVLNGVLAVERAEDAEARAGGSHGNKGEEAALAALEMVNLLEQLP
- the nusB gene encoding transcription antitermination factor NusB; the protein is MNNKSPGKPSGKPVRRDGIDPVLRSRARRRALQAIYAWQISGGTAQTQIAQFAHEQAREIADLAYFEALIHGVLDNRKDLDEALTPYLDRGIEEVDAIERAALRVAAYELRYRMDVPYRVVINEAIESVKRFGSEHGHTYVNGVLDRAAVEWRKVENGG